The sequence TATTGATGCTGGTTTTTTTGATGATGACGGGCATCGATTAAGTATGATTAAGGGCGAGGATACTGTTTCTTTTATTATCAAAGCAAAAATATATCGTCATATTATCTGGCCTGCTTTTGGGTTTATGCTGAAAAACAGTTTAGGTGAATATCTTTTTACAGAAGGCACAGACCAGCATTTTAGAAGCCATAAATTGGTGTTTGATGAGAATGATATTGTTGTAGCAACATTTTCCTTTACGATGCCGCACTTGTTTCGAGGACAATATATGATAAATGTTGCTCTTGCAGAAGGTATTGGTGATGAGCATATACAGCATCATTGGATTCATGATGCGGTACAAATAGATGTACTGTCAAGTCGCCTTATGCACGGCCACAGTGGAATGAATAATGTCAAAATGTCCATTGAAATACAGTCAGATAGTTTCAAAGGGACAATATGATTATTGCATGTCGTTATGGTGATTTTGCAGTTCCTGGTGATAAGGATTTAATTGTTAACTCTTTGCGCCATTATGGAGAATGGGCTCAAGCCGAGATAGATGTTTTAGCCCACTTCATTACTGAAGGACATGTTGTCGTTGATGTTGGTGCTTTTGTTGGAACACATGCACGTGCATTCTCCACAATGGTAGGATTGGAAGGAAAGGTACATGCTTTTGAGCCAAACACTGTCATTTATTCATTTCTTGAAGAGAATGCTGCAAATTCTTCATTCTCTAACATCGCAGCATATCCTTTTGGGCTTAGTAGTAAAAATGAAAAAATGGCTAGTGTTAATACATGGGATGGTGCAAATCAGGGCGCATTTCGGCTAGAGAGAAATGAAGGTGGAGATGTTGAACAAACCGTGGATGTTAAGTCATTGGATTCTTTGGGTCTGGGCGAGATTGATTTCATCAAGGCCGATGTGGAAGGCATGGAACTTAGGGTGCTGATCGGTGGAGAAAAAACAATCGAAACATATAGGCCTGCCATTTTTATTGAAATAAATTCCCTGGAAGCGTCCTACGGTATTCTCAATTGGGCTAGGCAGCGGGATTATTTTATTTATGGGGTGATCACCTCGGCTTTTAATCCAGATAATTTTAATAGGGCTGAAAGTGATATATTTGAGCAGGCCAAAGAATGCGGTTTGTTGTTGATTCATTCTCAAAAACTCAATGAATATTGTGTTGATGTAGACCGATTGGCTTTGCCTGAAATCAAAACTGCTGATGACATAGCTCTTCTATTACTGCATAAGCCGCAGTATCCATATGAAATATTAGAGAAGCTAGCAACTGCTGAAAAATTGGGGATTGATTATCTGGCTCCGAGTCTGGTGAAAACGGTGAACGAGTTTACCCGTCGGATCACGAGCTTTGAGCAAACTTTAGGGGAGCGTGACATTCAGCTAGAAAATCTAAATAAAATTATCAGAGAACGAGATGTTCAGCTAGAAAATATAAATAAAATTATCGGAGAGCGAGATATTCAGCTAGAAAATTTAAATAAAATTATCAGAGAACGAGATATTCAGATAGGAGATCTTGGCCAAGTTGTTGGAGAATGCAACAACCAAATAGCGAATCTTAATCAGGTTGTGAATGAATATGCCAAGCAGATGGGCAGTATAATATCATCAAAGTCCTGGATTCTTACAAAACCTCTGAGGTTTCTTGATCGCTTCGTGCGTGTGGGGGGGGGGGCATTGCCGACACTGCTCAGAAATAATCATGAACGAAAAACCAGTACATCCAGAGCTAATGATGAGGAGCGGCTACGTACTTCTGTAAAAGGGGTGTTTGATGTGTCGTTCTACCTGAAAACATATCCTGATATTGCTGCCTTGAGTGTAGATCCTCTGGATCATTTTTTAACAATAGGCTGGCAGGAAGGTCGTAATCCCAACCTGTACTTTGATACTAATTATTATCTATTGAAAAACCCTGATATTGCCATCGCTAATATCAATCCACTTCTGCATTATGTTGAGCATGGATGGCGGGAAGGGCGTAATCCAAGTAGATGTTTTGATACTAAGTATTATTTGTCTGATAATTCCGATGTCGCAGACGCTGATATCAATCCACTTCAACACTATATAGATCATGGCTCACGGGAAGGCCGTAGTTCGTATATGTTTTTTGATGAGAAATATTACCTCGAAAATAATCCAGATATTCGTTCGTCAGGAGTTAATCCTCTTATTCATTTTATGGAATTTGGTTGGCGGGAAGGGCGGTCTCCTGGGATCTATTTTGATATAAACTTTTATTTGTCCGAGAATCCAGACATTGCTGAAGCGGAAGTGAATCCTCTCATTCATTTTGTAGAATTTGGCTGGCTGGAAGGGCGCAACCCAAATCCATATTTCAACATTAATTACTATTTGTTAGAAAATTCAGCCGTAGCTGATTCAGGAATGAATCCACTGCTACATTTTATCAAACAGGGATGGCAGAATGGGTGCAACCCAAACCCCGATTTTGATGTCGATTATTATATTAATGCCTATCCAGATGCGGTTCGTTCCGGAGACAATCCCTTACGTCACTATATTGAAACAGGTCGTTCATCTGGATATATGACATTTCCAGCGAAACAGAGAGTTAATGGTGTCGTGAAGGATACGTTTGTGAGTCATGAAAAACAAAAATATGTTTCAGAGATGATATACGATGATATCAAAAGGAGGATTAAACATTCCACGATACGAATAAAAAACACACCTCAATGTGTGAAAATCACGGAAGATACTATTGCAGACAGTATAGAGAACTTATCGTTTAATTCTTGGAGTAACCCGGAAGTTTCCATCATTATTCCAGTTTTTAACTGTTTGCAAATGTTGGTGGAATGTTTGGTTAGTATTAAAAAATATGTACGGATACCTTTTGAAATAATAATAGCTGATGATTGTTCCGACGATACAAGAATTGAAGCGATGTTTGAAAATCATCAGACAGTCAAATATATCAGGAATGAGGTTAATGTTGGTTTTTTGCGAAATGTGAACAATAGTATATCCTGTTGTTCCGGGGAGTTCATTTTCCTTCTAAACAGTGATGTACAGCTGCTGGATGATTGTGTTTCAGTATTGGTGAGTCACTTGCAAACTGATCCAGATGCCATGGTATCTGGACCTAAAATTATCTACCCGAATGGAATTTTGCAGGAAGCTGGAGGATGTATACGTACTGATTGTTCCACCGTTATGACAGGGAATGGCCATAGTGCTGAGGACACGAGATATGGATTTAATCGTTATGTTGATTACATCTCCGGCGCATGCCTGTGTTTTGAAAAAGAGAATTTTATTTTGCTTGGTAAGTTTGACGAAAGTTACTCACCTGCTTATGCAGAGGATCTTGAGTTCTGTGCTCGTGTGATAAAAATGGGAAAAAAGGTTTTATATGTTGCTGAAACCACAATTGTTCATCGGCTAAGTGCATCCAGTGAGGCTGTGTCTGAAGATTTTAAAATTTATCAGTCTGCTGTCAATAAACAAAAGTTTAGAGAAGGATATAGTACGTTTTTCAAAAAAGAAAATCGGATCAAACCGATTGCTTTTTATTTGCCACAGTTTCACTCTATTAAAGAAAATAATTACTGGTGGGGGGAAGGATATACTGAATGGAGAGAAGTTGCGAACGCTCGGCCTCTTTTCCATCACCATTATCAGCCTCATATTCCTGCTGATCTCGGGTTCTATGATCTCGATACCCACAAAGGGATTTTTGAAAAACAAGCGGCACTGGCTAGACGGTATGGCATACATGGATTTTGTTTCTACTATTATAATTTTGGTAACTTTGAGTTACTTGAAAAACCACTTGAGCGTTTTCTTCGGTCAGAAGCTGATATACAATTCTGCCTTTGCTGGGCAAATGAAAATTGGACACGAACCTGGGATGGGAGAGAAAATGATATTTTGTGTAAGCAAAATGAAGATGCTGATGGGAATTTTTTGGGTGTTCTAAAGGGGATGGAGCGTTATGTTCACGATAGCCGATATGTTACGGTTGATAAGAAACCGCTTGTTCTTATTTATCGAGCAGAGCTGATTGGAAACATTAGGAATGTGACTCGGTCATGGCGTAAGTATTGGAAAGATAAATATAAAGGTGAACTGTATCTGTGCCTGGTTGACAGTATGGGACGTTCTTCAGGATCAAGTATCTCCCCGGAGGAGTTAGGGTTTGATGCTGCTGTGGAGTTTCCTGTACACCATGTCAATAACACTTCAAAGCTTAAGATATCTGATGAACTGGAAAATGTTCGATTTGAAGGGATGTCGTACGATTATACTGATGCCGTTGTGGAAATATGTTCCAGGAAGCACCCTGGTTATAAACGGTTTCCTGGAGTATTTCCTTCATGGGATAATACCCCTCGAAGAGGTAATACTTCAACCGTTTTTCGTAATGCTCATCCTAGCTCGTTCCAAGTGTTTCTTGAGAATAAATGTGAGGAGGCAAAGCTCTATAGTCGTGATGAACGACTTCTTTTTGTTAATGCCTGGAATGAGTGGGGGGAAGGTGCTCACCTGGAACCTGACATTGAATACGGTCACACCTGGTTACAGGTTATAGAAAAAGTAGTGAGAGAGAACCAATAAATGACAATTTGTGTATTTGGACATCCTTATTCTTCTCTAGGTACAGGAGAACAGTTGGCATCATTCTCGCGCTCACTTGACGTTTGCCATGTCGAACATAAATTATTTGATATTTATGGTAGCAGCGCATGTGATAAGGGTATCATTCGTCCGTGGCTCAAGGAAAAAGAAACAAAGGATCCGGGGTACGGTGACATCCGAATATTTCATATAAATGGAGACGAAATAATACCATGTATGAAACATTTGGAAGACAAGGGGTTTGATTTTTCTGCAGGTAGCAAAAATATCATCATTCCTGCTTGGGAACTTCCGATATTTCCTGAAATATGGAGAGAAGGGATTAATCGATTTGATGAGGTCTGGGCACTCTCGCATTATATGGAAAAAATGCTTTCAGGCTGGACCAGTGGAGCCGTAAGGTATGTCGGACAATCAGCTGAGAGGCAAAATGGAATCCTCTATCCCCGAAAATACTTTGGTATTAAAAATTCTTCCCTTGTCTTTCTTTCCTTTTTTGATCAGTCATCATATGTCGGAAGAAAAAATCCGACAGCACTCTTGGATTTTTATAAAATATTAAGAAAAACCCATCCATTCAGTGATTTTCAACTGGTGATCAAGGCAAAGAATATTGATTCGAACAGTTCGCTTGAAATTGAAATAATCGATGAAAATGTTCTCTTGATAAATGGTAATTTAAGTTACCATGAAATGACATCACTTCTTGATTCTTCAGATGTTTTTGTCTCTTTGCACCGTGCTGAAGGGTTTGGCAGAGGTGGAGCCGAGGCCGTTCTTCGTCAAAGGCGTGCCATTGTCACAAACTATTCTGGTGTTGAAGATTATTCTGCTGACCCAGCTGTCTTGCCCGTTGGGTATGATTTGGTACCAGTTAAAGAAGGAGAGTATCCTTATCATGAGGGGCAGGTATGGGCTGAACCTCGAATGAGTGATGCCGTAAAACATGCCAGTAAACTCATTAATGACTATGAGCGAGGTTTTACAAACAGCTGTTTTTTTGACAAGGAGGAAAATGCAGGGGAAATTGTTCGTAGAGTGGCTTCTAGTTTTAGTGTTGGGGTGAATGTAATTAAAAACCTGAACAAGACTAAAGGTCCTGTATCTGGTTGTGCCAAGAGATATGCGCATTTGCATGACTCGTAAAGAGATAACATTCTCTATACTCTAAGGTTCGGGGCTGAGCGCATATTGCTTCAATGTGTGATACTTTTTGTTGTCTGGTAGAGACTGGTTTGGGGCTGATAGTTATGCTGATCTTGTTTCTAATGCCAGAATACTTTTAAAAAAAGCAGTAATTACAATCTGAATGCCCACCGCTGTCATGGTAACAGCGGGGACAAGTATGCGCATCATTCTTTCTGGAGCTAAAGCACCGAATTGTACCTGACTCCACAGAAAGATGGAATAAAGAACACATCCTGTCCCTGCTGCTATTGTGATAATTCCTACTATGAGTAATAATTCGAGAGACATATAGCGTTGCAGGCGTTCTATTGTTTTATCCTGTGGTAAAAGACCGGCATTTATAGCAAACTGTTTTGCAAGAAAGGCAAAACTGATGGATTGTGTTCCGGACAGGATTGCAGCACCTGACAGGAGTAATGTATGAATACCAATGGAAATATTACCAATTTGTAGTGGACCTTTTACCAGTAAAGCCATTCCCAGGATACCAAGAGAGACAAGGCAGATCCCGGGATAGAGAAAAAGCCAGCGAGGGCTGAACATTAACAGAAAACGTAAATGCCTCCATCCGTCACGCCAACTCTTTAGGTGTGGTGACCGGGTACGTCCATCTGGATACAGAGTGACGGGCACCTCTGTAATGGATAGGTTGTGGAAACTTGCCTTCACCACCATTTCACTGGCAAATTCCATTCCCAATGTGCACAGGTGAAGGTTTAGGATGGCTATCCTGTTAAAACCGCGAAGTCCGCAATGGAAATCACGGATACCTGGATGAAAGAATAAGCGACCGATAAAACTCAGAACAGGATTCCCTAAATAGCGGTGCAGGGCAGGCATGGCACCCGGTTTGATGCTTCCGGAAAATCGATTTCCCATGACCAGGTCGTATCCTTTCCGAAGTTGTTCAAGAATCGGCATCAAAGTGTAGAGATCGTAGCTGGCGTCGGCATCAGCCATTATTACATAGGTTCCTTTGGCCCGTGTGATTCCTCCCTGCAGGGCACTGCCATATCCTCTGGTTTTTATAGAAACAACCTGGGCCCCCAGCTGCTTTGCAATAGACTGAGATCCATCTGTACTTCCATTGTCTGCAATGATAATCTCACCGGATACCTTGTTTTTACTTAAAAAAGCAAGGGCTTTTGATATGCAGGAGGCCAGGGTTTCTGCCTCATTGAGACAGGGCATGACAATGGATAACTCACAATCATTGTGATCCTTTTCTACTGCAGTCACTGTCTCGGGTTTCATTGCTTTATCTCTTTTCTATACTAAAAGAAGAATGGCGAAGACGCCTATGAAGAATAATCAAAGGTTCAGAGGCAATCAATATTTCTTTTAAGGAGTTGGTGGTATATTTTCTCTATTTCTCTTCCATTTTCCTCTATTGATTTAACCGCTGGAATTCCATTGCGCAATTGATCAGGCAGAGTTTCTGATTCGATATATTTTATCATGACTTTTGTTAATTCTGTGGAATCACCAACAGCAAAAAGCAGCCCGTTCACACCGTCAGTCACCAGATCTGCCATACCACCAATATCTGAAGTGATGACAGGAACTCCCGCCATAAAGGCTTCATGAATGGTGAGTGGTGAGTTCTCGAACCATATTGATGGTACTACAAGAACATCAATTTCTGAAAGGATAGTGGCAACTTCATCGTTTGGAATTAGACCTTCAAAGAAAATGGCCGGAGACTTGACCATTTTACGGAGTCTACTGTTGTATTCAGGGAACCAGTCGAGATTTCCGTAAATATGCAGTTGTGCTTTATTTTCCGGTACCTGATTAAAGGCTTCAATGAGGACATGAACCCCTTTGTGTTCACACAGGGTTCCAATAAAACCAAAACGAACCAGTGAATCTTTTTTGTTTTTTTGCTTTTTAAAGTTTGTTGTATCAAAGCCATTATCCGAGAAGATTATTTTGTCTTCAGGGATGCCATATTGTATGAATTCATTTCTCAGAAAAGGGGAAGGGGCAGTGAACAGATCTATATTTTCGATTGCAGCAAGGATATGACGGTTTCGCTCCTTTAATGAGTTGATTCTGGTTTCGGACGTCCTGGATCTGCTGATTTTCTGCCGGAAAAGATGGTAAAAGGACTGAAGGGAAAATCTGTTGGAATTTTCTGGTTTTTCATATAAACAATCTGCACATTTTGTCCAGTCAACGGTATGACAGATTTCAAGATTCCCCTGCAGTCGCTGTCCCCAGCGTGGGCATGTCAGCCAGTAGTCATGAAGGGTGAAAAGAACAGGAATATTATTGTGTTTTGCAATTTCAGGATACCTGAACGAGTGGTACAGGAGATGTTGTAAATGGATAATATCAGGTTTGAACTCATCAAGAACAGTTTGGAAAATAGTTTCCATTTTTGTATCATTATAGGGCTCTCCCAGCAGGTCAGTTTTAAATGGTCTGAAAACTTCGATGCATTGCAGGCCGTTAAAAGTTCGTTCCGTGACTTTATATGACAGAGTTAGAGAGGTGAATTCAGTAAAGAACAAGCAGATTTCATGTTTTTTTGATAATTCTTTAGCAAGCCGATATGTATAAATTTCCGCTCCTGCCTGGTGGCTGGGCAGAAAATCATGTATGACAAATAAAATTTTCATTAAATCTTAAGTGTTAGCAAGAAAAAAGTTCTTATTGGGGTATGAGTACATTAAGATAATGACAAATACATTCTTTCACAAGGAATGCTTTGTCTTTTACTGTCCCCTAACCGTGTTTTCGCAGAGGAGAATCATCTGATACGTTCAGTTTGAGTGATGGATTTTGAATGAATGACTGTATTTCAGTAATTATTCCAACAAAGAATGCGGGTGAGTCGTTTCGGGAATCTCTTGATATGATTTTTTCTCAGGAGATTGCCTCTCAGTTGGAAGTTGTCATAATCGACTCTGGTTCGACTGATCAGACATTGCAAATATGTGCTGATTATCCTGTTAAGCTTATTCAAATACCCGCCTCCTCATTTAATCACAGCGCTACCCGGAATCTGGCAATTTCTGAATCCTGCGGTGATATTTGTGTACTGACGGTTCAGGATGCAATTCCTGTGGACAATAGATGGTTGACAACACTTGTTGAACCATTAGTAAGGGATGGCAGGGTTGCAGGCGTTTTTGGACAACAGGTAGCCAGGGATGATGCTTCCTTTTTCACAAGATACTGTCAACTTCTTTATTATCGGGAATGGAGGAGTGACTGGAAACAGGAGTACGAGCAGTTACCCATAGAGACGGACGACTGGGAAAAACTGTCACATGAGCAGCGGCGGGTTGTTTCCAGATTTGACAATACAAACAGCTGTGTCAGGAGATCCGTCTGGAAGGAAATTCCTTTTCCTGTGGTCCCATTTGCTGAAGATGTTGCCTGGGCGATCGATGTGTTAACTGCCGGGTTTTCAATTTTCTGGAAACCGACAGCTCAGGTTTTTCATTCACATGAACGTCCATTATCGTATACCCTGAAGCGATCCTATGTTGATTCCAAAACCATTGCTGTCCTTTTGGGTGACAGTTCTTCATCTTCAATGACTCATCAAATGGCACGGTCTTTAATTAAATGGTTGTCAAAGGAGGCAGCCAGATACCTTCAATCGATCTCCGGGCAACTGGAAGGAAAGATGCATAAGTCAGAGATTCTGGCGGAGGCTGACAGATGTTGGCAGTTGAAAGTCAGTGCCGGAAAATCATCTGATAAAGATGGCACTATGGAATCTGGGTCACATCTGTTTCCTGGCGCAGTTTCTTTGAAAAACCGTATCTTTCGCCAATATTACAGGAGTGTTTCAGGGCCTCCCTGGTTCAGGAAGATGTGCCGCAATATTTTCCGGAATGGTCGATTACTGCGAAAAAAGTTTAAAGCCGGTGCTGGGGATAATCAGTCAATTACTTTGGAACTGCAGGCATGTCACCGTTATTTTTTGAATCTCCTTCTCTCTGTACATCTTGAGAATGCAGATAGAAGTGAGGACAGTGGCAGTTCTGTTCGATATGGCGCTGCTGTTATGGTAGCCGGGTCTTTTCTCGGGCAGAATATAAAAGCAGGTGATAGAACCGAGGAGCTGATCAGCATGGATGATGACCATGTGGACGTGAGGTTACCAGGTGACATTGAAGTGTGGAAACTCCTTAATGACTGGTATGAACAGGGGTTTGACCAGGAAGCCACTGCGATCTCCCGGTTGGATCAGATTTTGACAGATGGTGTCTGAAGTTGATAAGCAGAGGCTGGGTGAAAATTTTCACAGGTCTGTCTTGAAGGGTTGTTTGTAAAAAC comes from Desulfocapsa sulfexigens DSM 10523 and encodes:
- a CDS encoding FkbM family methyltransferase, whose protein sequence is MIIACRYGDFAVPGDKDLIVNSLRHYGEWAQAEIDVLAHFITEGHVVVDVGAFVGTHARAFSTMVGLEGKVHAFEPNTVIYSFLEENAANSSFSNIAAYPFGLSSKNEKMASVNTWDGANQGAFRLERNEGGDVEQTVDVKSLDSLGLGEIDFIKADVEGMELRVLIGGEKTIETYRPAIFIEINSLEASYGILNWARQRDYFIYGVITSAFNPDNFNRAESDIFEQAKECGLLLIHSQKLNEYCVDVDRLALPEIKTADDIALLLLHKPQYPYEILEKLATAEKLGIDYLAPSLVKTVNEFTRRITSFEQTLGERDIQLENLNKIIRERDVQLENINKIIGERDIQLENLNKIIRERDIQIGDLGQVVGECNNQIANLNQVVNEYAKQMGSIISSKSWILTKPLRFLDRFVRVGGGALPTLLRNNHERKTSTSRANDEERLRTSVKGVFDVSFYLKTYPDIAALSVDPLDHFLTIGWQEGRNPNLYFDTNYYLLKNPDIAIANINPLLHYVEHGWREGRNPSRCFDTKYYLSDNSDVADADINPLQHYIDHGSREGRSSYMFFDEKYYLENNPDIRSSGVNPLIHFMEFGWREGRSPGIYFDINFYLSENPDIAEAEVNPLIHFVEFGWLEGRNPNPYFNINYYLLENSAVADSGMNPLLHFIKQGWQNGCNPNPDFDVDYYINAYPDAVRSGDNPLRHYIETGRSSGYMTFPAKQRVNGVVKDTFVSHEKQKYVSEMIYDDIKRRIKHSTIRIKNTPQCVKITEDTIADSIENLSFNSWSNPEVSIIIPVFNCLQMLVECLVSIKKYVRIPFEIIIADDCSDDTRIEAMFENHQTVKYIRNEVNVGFLRNVNNSISCCSGEFIFLLNSDVQLLDDCVSVLVSHLQTDPDAMVSGPKIIYPNGILQEAGGCIRTDCSTVMTGNGHSAEDTRYGFNRYVDYISGACLCFEKENFILLGKFDESYSPAYAEDLEFCARVIKMGKKVLYVAETTIVHRLSASSEAVSEDFKIYQSAVNKQKFREGYSTFFKKENRIKPIAFYLPQFHSIKENNYWWGEGYTEWREVANARPLFHHHYQPHIPADLGFYDLDTHKGIFEKQAALARRYGIHGFCFYYYNFGNFELLEKPLERFLRSEADIQFCLCWANENWTRTWDGRENDILCKQNEDADGNFLGVLKGMERYVHDSRYVTVDKKPLVLIYRAELIGNIRNVTRSWRKYWKDKYKGELYLCLVDSMGRSSGSSISPEELGFDAAVEFPVHHVNNTSKLKISDELENVRFEGMSYDYTDAVVEICSRKHPGYKRFPGVFPSWDNTPRRGNTSTVFRNAHPSSFQVFLENKCEEAKLYSRDERLLFVNAWNEWGEGAHLEPDIEYGHTWLQVIEKVVRENQ
- a CDS encoding glycosyltransferase, giving the protein MTICVFGHPYSSLGTGEQLASFSRSLDVCHVEHKLFDIYGSSACDKGIIRPWLKEKETKDPGYGDIRIFHINGDEIIPCMKHLEDKGFDFSAGSKNIIIPAWELPIFPEIWREGINRFDEVWALSHYMEKMLSGWTSGAVRYVGQSAERQNGILYPRKYFGIKNSSLVFLSFFDQSSYVGRKNPTALLDFYKILRKTHPFSDFQLVIKAKNIDSNSSLEIEIIDENVLLINGNLSYHEMTSLLDSSDVFVSLHRAEGFGRGGAEAVLRQRRAIVTNYSGVEDYSADPAVLPVGYDLVPVKEGEYPYHEGQVWAEPRMSDAVKHASKLINDYERGFTNSCFFDKEENAGEIVRRVASSFSVGVNVIKNLNKTKGPVSGCAKRYAHLHDS
- a CDS encoding glycosyltransferase family 2 protein is translated as MKPETVTAVEKDHNDCELSIVMPCLNEAETLASCISKALAFLSKNKVSGEIIIADNGSTDGSQSIAKQLGAQVVSIKTRGYGSALQGGITRAKGTYVIMADADASYDLYTLMPILEQLRKGYDLVMGNRFSGSIKPGAMPALHRYLGNPVLSFIGRLFFHPGIRDFHCGLRGFNRIAILNLHLCTLGMEFASEMVVKASFHNLSITEVPVTLYPDGRTRSPHLKSWRDGWRHLRFLLMFSPRWLFLYPGICLVSLGILGMALLVKGPLQIGNISIGIHTLLLSGAAILSGTQSISFAFLAKQFAINAGLLPQDKTIERLQRYMSLELLLIVGIITIAAGTGCVLYSIFLWSQVQFGALAPERMMRILVPAVTMTAVGIQIVITAFFKSILALETRSA
- a CDS encoding glycosyltransferase family 2 protein — encoded protein: MNDCISVIIPTKNAGESFRESLDMIFSQEIASQLEVVIIDSGSTDQTLQICADYPVKLIQIPASSFNHSATRNLAISESCGDICVLTVQDAIPVDNRWLTTLVEPLVRDGRVAGVFGQQVARDDASFFTRYCQLLYYREWRSDWKQEYEQLPIETDDWEKLSHEQRRVVSRFDNTNSCVRRSVWKEIPFPVVPFAEDVAWAIDVLTAGFSIFWKPTAQVFHSHERPLSYTLKRSYVDSKTIAVLLGDSSSSSMTHQMARSLIKWLSKEAARYLQSISGQLEGKMHKSEILAEADRCWQLKVSAGKSSDKDGTMESGSHLFPGAVSLKNRIFRQYYRSVSGPPWFRKMCRNIFRNGRLLRKKFKAGAGDNQSITLELQACHRYFLNLLLSVHLENADRSEDSGSSVRYGAAVMVAGSFLGQNIKAGDRTEELISMDDDHVDVRLPGDIEVWKLLNDWYEQGFDQEATAISRLDQILTDGV
- a CDS encoding glycosyltransferase family 4 protein, which produces MKILFVIHDFLPSHQAGAEIYTYRLAKELSKKHEICLFFTEFTSLTLSYKVTERTFNGLQCIEVFRPFKTDLLGEPYNDTKMETIFQTVLDEFKPDIIHLQHLLYHSFRYPEIAKHNNIPVLFTLHDYWLTCPRWGQRLQGNLEICHTVDWTKCADCLYEKPENSNRFSLQSFYHLFRQKISRSRTSETRINSLKERNRHILAAIENIDLFTAPSPFLRNEFIQYGIPEDKIIFSDNGFDTTNFKKQKNKKDSLVRFGFIGTLCEHKGVHVLIEAFNQVPENKAQLHIYGNLDWFPEYNSRLRKMVKSPAIFFEGLIPNDEVATILSEIDVLVVPSIWFENSPLTIHEAFMAGVPVITSDIGGMADLVTDGVNGLLFAVGDSTELTKVMIKYIESETLPDQLRNGIPAVKSIEENGREIEKIYHQLLKRNIDCL